The following DNA comes from Salminus brasiliensis chromosome 21, fSalBra1.hap2, whole genome shotgun sequence.
TCCACGTTTCTTCCACCTGCACCTGAAACATGATCGGGCCTGCTGGATTAAAAGCTGACTGGACTTCACCTTATGAACCCCAAACAGTGAGGAACCCACTGTAACCATATGAATTTATACATTTACGAGTCCGATATCCAACAATCCTTTAATCCAGCATTACAGACTAATCTggtgtttactgtaaatcagAACCTTTATGGGGTTCTAATCTCCTTTTCCGCTCGTTTGTCTTTGGCAGCACTTCTTACAGTTTCTTCAGCGGAGTGGAAATGGAGGAGAGTTGTCTCTTTGAGAGGACTTTCGCCATAaaaggctctctctctttccctctgatGTGCAGCTCTAGCCTTTCTCCTGCAGCACTCGTGACTCTGGCCTTTCAAAGAACTAAGGCTAGGGATCAATATCAAATTTCTGGTCGATCCTCATTCATTTAAAGACAATATAGTCTGATGCAACTTTATCATCATCTGCAACGATCTGGGGCAAAACACAAGTCCTAATAGTAAACTTGGGGGtcgtgagttcgaatcccgagccatgccgctttgccatcagcagccggagtcagagagggcacagctggccgtgctctctccgggtgggtagatcaCGCACTTTCCTTCATtgctcttaagcgatgttggtcggcacaggggtctgttagctggtggggtggagctggggacccggcgctttcctcagagcgcgtcgGCCGCCTGGTGATGCCGCATGGATCACATTAATGAGCTAATCACTTGATGTTGGGCGGTgttgtgacacatcctatccccccttggggtcatcttacagaaggactgTTCAGGACCCAAtacgttagccagccgatgtagctagcatgctactagttagccagtccaGCTGATCCTGTTtcaactgtattagctagcatgctactggttttATGTTTACCAAACAGATAAAAACTTccgtaatgatcagtaaatatggTGATGCTGCACTGATGGCAGTTAgagaagaggcggtggctgaccaCACATGTATCAGGAGTGCCGGGAGCATTGCTGGTTCTCGGGGGAGATACGAACGTGTGGCTTGACTGTCAGAACCAAGCTGGGAGAAAAATTGGACAAACAAATTTAGAGATAATTGTAAATTAGTAAAGTAAAATGACTGAATACTTAAATTATGGCACATTTTGTAAAGTTGTTTTTTCTgttaaattctgaaaataacTTAAATAAAGTTCTATAATAAATATCTATGTAATTTCAGCAGAGGTGCCCAagcttatataaatatatttgattgGTTAGTGTAATCCCAGTGATTAGCAATATCAGCCCAGTCTCTCCAACTCATACAtgcatacactgtatgtctagATGTCtttaatagtaaaaaaaaaaaataatatttgcattttataCTGCATCATAAAACGTAATAGACATTGCAACATATGATATGTATATAATCACAACAGTACATTTAACCTTTTATATACTGGCAGTGCAACCGTTTTCTACTCTGGGAAACAATACACATAGAAATGGCAGTGACAGATCTACAGTAGGATGACTACATAACTAAATAAAAGAATGACTTGTTTTCATAGCTTAACAGAggttcatttatatttatatatatatttacttactGTAAAAAATAGAATTTTTGGCACCGCATTGTGAATATCTGACTACATACTACTTACAATAGTCCATAATGAAGATCTATGTCAGTAAATATAACAATGTGAAGGCTTGACCACAAACATAAcaattaataaaagaataaaattctTTCCCAGAATAGAAGTTACCCATAAAACCTCTCACATTTTCCCCACAAGTGCACCAACTACCCTGTCCATCACTGCCGAGTCCAAATAGGCAACCAGCCCGCCTTGGTTGGCCCACTTGTCTACTCCCTGACACCCAGCTTGGGGCTTATGATAGGTCAGTTCGGCTCTGAAACCCTTGTTGCCGTTGCTGACAGCAGAGAGGCACTCCCCGAGGTCGGCTACCCCTCCGCCAAGGGCCCGGAGCACGGCATGGGGGGCACAGGAGTCCCACTTGAAGGTGCTGGCCTCGGAGAGCACATAGACGTCCACGAGGCCTTGGATGACGCACAGGATCTTGTAGCCGGCTCCGGAAACGTAGGTCAGGCGGCCGTTGCACAGTGGTGCTAAAGCATCCTTTACTTCTCGCCTCTCGCTGGAGCTCAGGACCACCGAGAGGGAGTCGCGCTCCTTCCTGAGAGAGTGCTTGGGATTTGGGAAGGAGCAAGTATTGACTCCTCCATGGGACACTCCCCAGAAGTGCTGCCCCGTCCACCTGAAACGATGAGCAGACCGcggtcatttttttcacaggTCAAATTTACACAGCTGGATCTTTCTTGAAGTTTCAACCATCAGCTgttcaccaatcagccataacattattaccacCTGCCTAATCCTGAGTAGGCACCCTTGCGCTGGCACAACAGTCGGGGGGGATAGGAATTGTTTGGGGGGATAGGTGTTTGGGGGGATGTGAAGTGTTTGGGGGGATGTGAAGTGTTTGGGGGGATGTGAAGTGTTTGGGGGGATACGTGTTTGGGGGGATACGTGTTTGGGGGGATACGTGTTTGGGGGGATGTGAAGTGTTTGGGGGGATACGTGTTTGGGGGTATGTGAAGTGTTTGGGGGGGATACGTGTTTGGGGGATAGGTGTTTGGGGGATAGGTGTTTGGGGGTGATACGTGTTTGGGGGATAGGTGTTTGGGGGATAGGTGTTTGGGGGTGATACGTGTTTGGGGGATAGGTGTTTGGGGGTATGTGAAGTGTTTGGGGGGTTAGGATGTGTTTGGGGGTATGTGAGGTGTTTGAGGGGGATAGGAAGTGTTCGGGGGGGGTTAGGAAGTGTTCGGGGGGTTAGGATGTGTTTGGGGGGGTAGGATGTGTTTGGGGGGGTAATAGGATGTGTCATGCCCAGGtggcaggtgtctgttagctggtggggTGAAGCTGGGGGCCaggcactttcctccaagcgtgtcggctgcccggcgATGCTGCATCGGCAGAGGTTCTGATTTTCACCAGGAAACACACCGGCTAACCACAACGCGTCTCGGATTACGCACAGGTGCTAGCTCACCATTCCTTCACCGAGCCTTGTTTTTCACAAAACCTCAAGAGCCATTCCACACAGGTTTGAGGTATGAGGAAGGGAAGAGGGAGAGGTGAGTCACTCGGCTTCAGCAGAATTTCCACTgagcagaaagagaaagtgaggcaGCAAGTTGAGGCAGGCTGTGTGGTGAGCAGGTAAACCAAACACAGAGGGACAGTTTCTGAAAGGCTGCGTGCTTCAGGCTGCTCAGCTCCTGTGCCTGGAAAACGTACGTCTGGCCACGAATACTCTGACCGGGAGGGCGGAGAGCTGTCTGATGACCTTTAAAATCAGCTGTGCATCAAAAGGTAAGAGGCATCAGTGCCGATTTACTGGCAGATGCAAATGAGGGGACAGAAGAACTGCTGTCTTTATGTCCAATACGTGGAAAGACTACTGCTAAGGACATGTCCCACGTTTGATACCTGGGTTCAACGCCCATTTCTCCCCCCTGCCTGGCTAGTGGCCCCTATGTATTCTGAGTTTGAGGCCCCCGAGCAGTGAGCAGGGGGCTGTCTGGGTTCCAGCAGTGTTCTGGTCTAGCTTCCTGGTTCTACCGCAAATGCTCTTCTATGCAGATATGCAGACGGAGACCGGCCTGGGTGAACATACGGTACCGTGAGCGCTGATACAGGACTCTTACCCCTTGCCTGTTGAGTCTCTGCGGCTAAACGGTTGATTTATGACGCCCATTACTGGTTCTCCAGTGGAACGCAAGTAGACCCCGATCAGAACCAGCGCACATGGAAGTCCTGAGGGGCAAAAGCCTTCGGCAgacacctcctcctccttcccttCAATGTACTGGCTGGTGGCATCTGCACAAACAACATGGGCCCAGTCACCGACACAATTCAAGCTTCAGGACGACGGAGTCAGTTTCTCTCATTTCATTTACCAATAGGATCGATCCAGATGCCAACATCTGCCAGGCTGAGAGCGAGCTGCAGGGACTCGGCCGCCTCGTCTTTGACCCGCAGGTCCTGGTGGATGGCTTTGGTCAGGAGCGCCGCAGCGGTCTGATTATCGT
Coding sequences within:
- the inpp1 gene encoding inositol polyphosphate 1-phosphatase; its protein translation is MAELLRVLLSVSEKAANVARVCRQEAPLFELLVQEKTGADKNKKFVQDFKTLADVVIQEMIRHDVCAQFPELNGFIHGEESNKFENGLGESVTVTVCAKEEDTATLLAKVLDDNQTAAALLTKAIHQDLRVKDEAAESLQLALSLADVGIWIDPIDATSQYIEGKEEEVSAEGFCPSGLPCALVLIGVYLRSTGEPVMGVINQPFSRRDSTGKGWTGQHFWGVSHGGVNTCSFPNPKHSLRKERDSLSVVLSSSERREVKDALAPLCNGRLTYVSGAGYKILCVIQGLVDVYVLSEASTFKWDSCAPHAVLRALGGGVADLGECLSAVSNGNKGFRAELTYHKPQAGCQGVDKWANQGGLVAYLDSAVMDRVVGALVGKM